A stretch of DNA from Methanogenium sp. S4BF:
AAACCGGTGATCCTTGAACTGGGCAGCAAAAACCCCTGTATCGTCACCGGGCAGGCTGACCTCAGGAAGGCTGCGGAGGGGGTTTGCCGGGGAGCGTTCGGCTTCGGTGGACAGAAATGCAGCGCCACTTCCCGGGTGTATGTTGAACAGCCGGTCTTCCCTGTCTTTGCAGAGATGCTGGCAGAACGGGCAGCACGCTGCACCACCGGCGACCCACGGGAAAAAGGCGTATTTATGGGCCCTTTAATCAACCGTGCTGCAAAGGAGCGGTTTGATGCGGCGGTTGCGGCCGTTTCTGCGGCCGGGGGCGAGGTCCTCACGGGTGGCAGGAGTTACTCCGGGAAAGAGACGCACGGCGCATATTTTGCAGATCCCACCATTGTAACCGGTATTTCACACGACCACCCGGTGATGAGGGACGAACTCTTTGTTCCGCTGGTGGCGCTGGCTACGTTCACCGGAATGGATGAGGCCCTCAGACTCGCCAACGACACGGAGTATGGCCTGACCGCGGGCATATTCTCAGAAGACCCGGCAGAAGTGGAGGAGTTCTTCTCCCACATACGGTTCGGAGTCTGTTATGCCAACCGGAAAGAAGGGGCAACCACCGGCGGGTGGCCCGAGTATCAGTCATTTGGCGGATGGAAAGGGAGTGGATCAACCGGACGGGGAGTTGGGGGGCCGTATTATCTCCTCTCCTACATGCGGGAACAGGCACAGACGAGGATCGCCGGGTGATACCAATGATGGAAAGTACGCATAAAGCAATTGGGAGGTGGCATTCCGCGGGCCTTGGAGAGGCGATATCCTGGTGCAGGGCCTGCAACGAACGGGGCATTCCCTGTATTATGCATCCCCTGGGTGAATATGCAGAAGACCGCCAGGCAGCCGAGGAGGGCACGCGGGCATACGAGGACTGCATCTCCGCCATCCACCGCCACGGACTGGACGCATCGGTGGCAATCAAGCCATCCGCCATCGGTGTTACCCTGCAGTCAGAGGCATTCCATGAATACCTCGAACAGATTCTCTCCCATGCCATGGCAAAACGCGTCCCCACCGGAATCGATATGGAGGGCACGCCGCTCGTGCACGACACCATCGAAGCCGCCTTACAGGCAGCGGAACAGGGATACTCCTTCACCCTCACCCTGCAGGCATATCTGAGGCGGACACCGGCGGATATCAGCCGGGCAGCAGACGAAGGGATCTCTGTGCGTCTGGTGAAAGGGGCGTATCTCGGTGACCTGCACCAGCGTGATGAAATCGTAGCGGCATTCCGGACGCAGGCATATCTTCTTGCCCGCAGGCACCCCCAGTTTGCTGTCGGGACCCAGGACATGGACCTGATCCGGTGGCTGCAGGACTCCATCCCCGAGGCACGTACACGCATCACCTTCGGATTCCTGAAGGGCCTTGGGACCGAGACAATGCTCGGAATGGCAAACTCCGGATGGAAAGTGCATGAATACCTGCCCTATGGGAATGACCACGGGTCATATGACCGCCGGCGCGAGATCTATCTCGCCGCCCTCGCAAGTGCCCGGATACGGCCGCTCGTCTGATAATTGGCCGCTGTTCTCCGCCAAAAATCCCCCCACCCACCCTTACTGACCAGCAACATTCTATACTATCGTCAAAATAGTGTACGGTACAGTGCGGAGTGCATCCATAAACTCTGGAGACAAGCATGAGACCAGATACCACCATCATTGAAATATTCACCTTTTTCCTTGCCATTGGCATCATTACCTGCCCCGGATTCATCTGAAATACCGGGCAGGCATCCACCTCATCACTGCAGGTGCCATCCTGCAGGCCGTGGGATCTGGGTAAATCCACCTGAAAAAGAACAGACCCCGGCATCCGGCCGGCCGCATCCACCGGTGAGTTCTGACCATCTGCCGCAAAGAGACCTTTTTTCCCACCCATCCGCGGCAGATGCGGCAAAGCTAGTTATCCCTTCACCGCAGACCATTTCGTATGGAAGCCGAGGAGCATCCCCGCATGCAATACCGCACCGTCCCCAGGACGGGAGACCAGCTCTCGATACTGGGATTCGGGGCGATGCGTCTTCCTATGAAAGGACGTGCCATTGATGAGGAGCGGGCCACCGCCCTCATCCATATGGCATTCGATGCCGGGGTGAACTATATTGACACTGCCGTGCCCTACCACATGGGTGCCTCAGAGGCATTCGTCGGCCGGGTGCTCGCCGGGAAATACCGAAAGCAGGTAAAGGTCGCAACCAAACTGCCGCCGTGGACAACACACCGCCGTGCTGATATGGATGCGACCCTCAACGCCCAGTGCTCCCGTCTGCAGACCGGCTCCATTGACTATTATCTGCTGCACAGCCTGAACCGGGAGAACTGGGACAGACTGCTCGGCCTCGGCGTGATGGACTTCCTTGACAGAGCAGAGGCGGACGGTCAGATAAAAAATGCCGGTTTCTCCTTTCACGGCGACCCGGAGACCTTCCGTGAGATCGTGGACGCCCGGGACTGGACCTTCTGCCAGATCCAGTATAATATTCTGGACGAAGAGCATCAGGCAGGGACAGCCGGACTCCGGTATGCCGCCAAAAACGACCTGGCCGTGATGGTGATGGAGCCCCTGAGAGGCGGGATGCTTGCAAACGCCGTCCCGCCTGCGGCACAGGAGTCCTATGACGCTGCTACGGTGCAGCGAAGCCCGGCCGCCCATGCCCTGCGGTGGGTGATGAACCACCCGGAGGTGACCGTCGTCCTCTCCGGCATGAATGACGAGGCACATCTGAGGGAGAACCTGCAGACCGCCCGGGAGACCCTACCCGGTTCTCTCACCCCGGATGAGGCGGCGATGATAGCGGGGGCACGGGATGCCTGGCGGCGGGCAATGCGGGTTCCCTGCACCGGATGCGGCTATTGTATGCCCTGCCCGTTCGGCGTGAATATCCCGGAGTGTTTTAATCTCTGGAACAACCACTCTCTGAGGGAAGAGAGGCGGGGCGCAAAAACAGAGTATGCGGTCCGCCTCGGAGGGGCGCTCGGGGATGCTCCCGGAAATGCCGGGCTCTGCCGGGCCTGCGGGAGGTGTATGACACACTGTCCGCAGCAGATCCCCATCATCGATGCCCTCAGTGAGATGCAGCAGATCTATGAAGGTCCGCTGTGGGGGGCGAAGAGATTCATCATCTCCCATGCCGCCGGGATGGCAACACGCATTCTGGCGCACCGGGCACACAAGGGACGTGAGACAGACAATGCAGGAATTACAGATTGAATGGAACGGCAGGACCGTGACCGTGGACGGCAAGATACCGACAGATACCGACCGGTTTGTTGAGTCGCTCGCAGATGAGATATGGAACTACAGCGGCTATACGATCACCAGCGGCTATGCCGCATCCCTCTTCGGCCATACCGGCCCGTGTGAGGAGGTGGAGTTTACCCTCCCCCTGATCTGTCTGGACCGCTTCTACTCCATGATAGAAGGCCTCTTTGAAGCCGGGTTCTCCGTGATGAGTCCGGGAGACGGGTTGGCATGGTACCGGTTGTTCCGCTCCGGTGCAGGCGTCCGCATTGCACGCAACGAGGAGTTCTTCCCCAATGTGCACATCCGGGCAAATCCTCTGCAGAGCGACCAGTATGCCTACCTCAAGCGCCTGAAGATCATGGTGAACGGCAAGCGCTTCTTTGCCGCACCTCTTGAACTCCTCATCCCCTTTATCCTGATGCCGGGCGACCGTGGCACACCCGAACAGGCAGCATACCTCTATACGACCTGCAAAGAAGAGATCAATGAGATTGATCTCCGGAACTGGATGGACCATCTCGGCGTTGACCAGAAGCTCCTCCCCGTATAATTCATTTTTTCAGAGAACGGTTAAGGGAAGGGCAGATTCAGCGGTTTCATTCATTCAGATTCACAGAACGACCCATTTTCCGCCCTGATTCACATTTAGCACATTTTGTATCACAATATGAAAAGAAATTAGCCAGACAAATAATTTGAAAATACAAACAAATATCACCCCTCTCCTGACAACAGTAACTAATATGCCCCGGACACAGAACATTCAGGAATACAAGGAATCACCGATAGGGCCCCTGCGATCACTCGTCGCCTGTGCCGCAATCTTTGTGGTTCTCTTCGGAATCACATTATTTACCGATCTCTTCTCCGTCATCCTGCTCGGGCTTGTAATGGCGTTTCTCGCAGCCCCGCTCCTCTTATGGCTGGGAGAGAACAAGGTGCCGACCTGGGCAGGCACCGGCATTATCACCCTGCTGTACCTGTTGATCGGCATCGCCCTCTTTGTGCTCACCATCGTCTCACTCATGGTCTTTGCCGGGGAACTGCCGCAGTACCAGGAAGAGCTGAACGCAAACCTTGCAGGGCTTAACGCATTCCTCGGAACATACGGGTTTTCCATATACGACATCATTGGATCAGACACTTTCAAACTGGAGAACCTCATCGAGCCGGCAATGACAATCGCAGGTGATGTGTCCGGGGTGGTCGTCAACGGATTCTTTGTTCTCGTCGTCACCGCCTTCATCCTGCTCGAACTGCCGACCCTGCAGGAGAAACTCAACCGCTCATTCGGTCCAAAGAGCAGTGTCAGCCGCAACCTGCCCACTCTCATCCGCAACACATATGATGTGATGGTCGTGCGGACAAAGACCAATGTCGTCCTCGGCGGATCCATCGGGGCATTCCTGTATATCATCGGCGTCGATCTCGCCATTCTCTGGGGGGTGCTCACCATCATCCTCAGTTATATCCCCTATATCGGCCTCTTCATCGCCTGTGTGCCTGCTGTCATCCTTGCCTGGCTGAAGTTCGGCTGGGGCGGCGTCCTCATCGTCCTCGCAGGGATTGCCATCCTCAACTTCGTCATCGAAAACGTCGTCTTTGCAAAGATTGCAGCAAATGACATGCGGCTCACCCCGCTTGCCGTTGCCATCGCCTTGTTGATCTGGACGGCGGTATTAGGCATCGTCGGTATGTTCCTCGCAATTCCTCTGACCGTCATCATGCGGACCCTGCTTGCCGGAGACGACCGCACTCGCTGGCTTGCCGTCCTGATGAGCGACGATGAGACAGATGACGGCATTGTCTAAAAAAAGGATTCCGGGTTTCCCTGTTTTCAGGAGAGAAGAGAGTGATTCTGCGGAATCTTCCAGTTTTCCTGCGGCACCGAAAGGGAGAAGACTGCACCTCCCTCCCCGGTACCGGTCTCCCGGATAGCAATGCCGGTGACTGAGAGTATCTCCCGGGAAAGATACAGACCATAGCGGGTTTTCATTCCTATCCCCCGTGAGAAGATCTTCTCTTTCAGGTCGTCCGGGATGCCGGTGCCGTCATCTGCAATATCGATGACAGCAGTGCCGTCCGGTTTTATGCTGCAGGATACGGTGAGGGACGTCACGTCACCACCGTGCTGCACAGCGTTCGTGAAGAGTTCATGCATCACACGCTCCAGCATCGGGTCGGCATAGACGTACAGGGTGCGGCAGGTGCAGGTGACCGTAAGTGCGGAGAATGCAGGCAGGGCAGCCATCCGGTCTGTCAGCTCCCCGATATGCTGCCAGGCAGGCGGCTGTGACCCAAGGTCCTCATAGTCACGGGTGAAGACGATCTGCCGTTCAATGGCAAGCGCCGCATCATTTATTTTTGAGAGCTGCTCCCATGTATCAGACTCGGGAGAGATTTCGCCTGTCATCTCCATGATGTCATAGAGCATCCGGATAACTGTCACCTGATTCAGAATGTCATGCCGGGTAACTGACGAGAGCATCGCAATCTTCCTCTGTGCTTCGCGTATCGCCTCATCTTTCTTCACCCTGTCGGTGACATCCTGGTGGACACCCACAACACGCAGTTCCGGATCCTTTTCCGGACTCCAGAATACCTGCCAGTGCGACCGGATCCAGACCCAGGTGCCATTCTTATGGTGCAGGCGCATTTTATAGGAGCCGGATGGATTTTTGCCTTTACTCCAGCCGGAGTAGAGGCTGAGATACCCGTCCCGCTCATCCGGGTGTACAAATTGCATGTACTGCTCTGCCGTGAAGGGCATCAGCTCATCCGCCCGATAGCCGATCATCTTTGCCCAGCGCCCGTCCACTGCCATCTCACCGGAACGCAGATTCAGGTCCCAGGCACCAAGGTCAGCACACTGGAGGGCAAGGTTGAGCCGTTCCTCATCATGCCGTGCCGAACGGGGTGGGATCCGTTTTCCGGAAGCAGGCGTAAGATGGATGCAATACCACTCCTTACCACCCTCTGCCGTACGGGAAACCATGACATCGAGGGCGGGGCCTCCATTCACAAGGCCGGAAGGAAGAGCAGAACAGGTGACTGTTCCGGCCTTCCGGGTCTGGAGAGAGAGGTCATCCCAGCTGACTGTCCTGACAGGGGAGAGAACCGACATGACCGGTTTGCGGGACAATTCATCCTGAGATTCACGTCCGAGAATCCGGGCTGCCGCTCTGTTGGCCCAGACGATTTCCCCGCCTGCATCTGCAATGAGCATGGCATGCGGTGCATTCTCACAGCATCCATGCCAACCGCCCGGAAGCGGCATATCCTTTCGTGCAGACAAACGTGATCACCTCTCTTTAGAGCAGGCAGGCACAGATGAACTCCCAAAATGAGGACTCAACGGACCTGCATACACAATAATCAATACTATGCTGACAGACTAAAAAAGGATCTTCATCCTGCCACCGCCCCATAGTGGTTTCCACACACTTAAGTACCCGGTGTAAAAGAAATTACTCACGATTACAAAGAGAAACAGCGATGCCCGGAAATTACCTTCACACAATAAAAAAGCATCTTCCCGATTACTTCCGGTTTCTCGGGCCCGGACTTCTGCTGGCAGTCGCGGCCGCAGGCGAGAGCGGCATCGCAGAAGCAGTGGAGATAGGTGCCCATTTCAGCTACGCGCTCATCTGGGCCATCGCTATTACCCTCGTCTATAAATTTGCATTCGTAAACGGTATCGCCCGGTACACGATGATCACCGGGAAGACGATCTTTGAAGGAATCCTCTCCATTCCCGGCCCGAAGAACTGGGGGGGCATACTTGTGATGGTCATCTATCTCCTCGAGATGTTCGCCTTTGGGGGCATGCTGATTTTAGGCGCCATCTTCATGGATTACCTTGTGCCGGGCATCAACTCGATTGAGATGATCATCTTCATCTCTCTTTCAGCCATCCTCATCCTGCTCTGGAAAGAGTCCTATGAACAGCTGGAGCACACCATAATTCTGATTGCTCTTCTGCTCTTCCTCGGCATCGCCTTCTCCCTCACGCAGTTCCCCATCTCCTTAACAGCAATGCTGCCGGGAATGGTTCCGAATATCCCGCCCAAATCCCTGCTCTCGATCATGGCCCTCATGGGCGCGGTCGGTTCGTCCCTGA
This window harbors:
- a CDS encoding proline dehydrogenase family protein, whose translation is MMESTHKAIGRWHSAGLGEAISWCRACNERGIPCIMHPLGEYAEDRQAAEEGTRAYEDCISAIHRHGLDASVAIKPSAIGVTLQSEAFHEYLEQILSHAMAKRVPTGIDMEGTPLVHDTIEAALQAAEQGYSFTLTLQAYLRRTPADISRAADEGISVRLVKGAYLGDLHQRDEIVAAFRTQAYLLARRHPQFAVGTQDMDLIRWLQDSIPEARTRITFGFLKGLGTETMLGMANSGWKVHEYLPYGNDHGSYDRRREIYLAALASARIRPLV
- a CDS encoding aldo/keto reductase, which encodes MEAEEHPRMQYRTVPRTGDQLSILGFGAMRLPMKGRAIDEERATALIHMAFDAGVNYIDTAVPYHMGASEAFVGRVLAGKYRKQVKVATKLPPWTTHRRADMDATLNAQCSRLQTGSIDYYLLHSLNRENWDRLLGLGVMDFLDRAEADGQIKNAGFSFHGDPETFREIVDARDWTFCQIQYNILDEEHQAGTAGLRYAAKNDLAVMVMEPLRGGMLANAVPPAAQESYDAATVQRSPAAHALRWVMNHPEVTVVLSGMNDEAHLRENLQTARETLPGSLTPDEAAMIAGARDAWRRAMRVPCTGCGYCMPCPFGVNIPECFNLWNNHSLREERRGAKTEYAVRLGGALGDAPGNAGLCRACGRCMTHCPQQIPIIDALSEMQQIYEGPLWGAKRFIISHAAGMATRILAHRAHKGRETDNAGITD
- a CDS encoding AI-2E family transporter, with amino-acid sequence MPRTQNIQEYKESPIGPLRSLVACAAIFVVLFGITLFTDLFSVILLGLVMAFLAAPLLLWLGENKVPTWAGTGIITLLYLLIGIALFVLTIVSLMVFAGELPQYQEELNANLAGLNAFLGTYGFSIYDIIGSDTFKLENLIEPAMTIAGDVSGVVVNGFFVLVVTAFILLELPTLQEKLNRSFGPKSSVSRNLPTLIRNTYDVMVVRTKTNVVLGGSIGAFLYIIGVDLAILWGVLTIILSYIPYIGLFIACVPAVILAWLKFGWGGVLIVLAGIAILNFVIENVVFAKIAANDMRLTPLAVAIALLIWTAVLGIVGMFLAIPLTVIMRTLLAGDDRTRWLAVLMSDDETDDGIV
- a CDS encoding PAS domain-containing protein → MSARKDMPLPGGWHGCCENAPHAMLIADAGGEIVWANRAAARILGRESQDELSRKPVMSVLSPVRTVSWDDLSLQTRKAGTVTCSALPSGLVNGGPALDVMVSRTAEGGKEWYCIHLTPASGKRIPPRSARHDEERLNLALQCADLGAWDLNLRSGEMAVDGRWAKMIGYRADELMPFTAEQYMQFVHPDERDGYLSLYSGWSKGKNPSGSYKMRLHHKNGTWVWIRSHWQVFWSPEKDPELRVVGVHQDVTDRVKKDEAIREAQRKIAMLSSVTRHDILNQVTVIRMLYDIMEMTGEISPESDTWEQLSKINDAALAIERQIVFTRDYEDLGSQPPAWQHIGELTDRMAALPAFSALTVTCTCRTLYVYADPMLERVMHELFTNAVQHGGDVTSLTVSCSIKPDGTAVIDIADDGTGIPDDLKEKIFSRGIGMKTRYGLYLSREILSVTGIAIRETGTGEGGAVFSLSVPQENWKIPQNHSLLS